The DNA region AAATGTTTTCTTAAATTTGTTCTGAAACACAAATAGAGAAGTTGACgaggagttaatcgttcttttaGAAATTTTACGAGTTTGAAACTTATTGaataccaattttttttttttttatgtaacttaaacaattttttattattttgaatacacatataacattataaaaaaaacttaatgttagaaaaaatataaaaaaagaaaagaaaagaggcTTTGAATAATCTAATATGTATAGATGAATCTTAATCTTAGTATCTTAGAACCCGACGGCGATGGCTCAGCCACCTACTTCTTACCCTTCAACTTCCAGCTCCGGTCAAATCGCAGTTGTTAACCCTCAATTCTGTGCACCTTACTCACTTGATATCATCATCCAAAGGAAGCTCCTCACCCTAACTGAAGGCAACTTCGCCGTCGCCGACGTTAATGGCAATATCTTGTTTCAGGTCAAAGGGAAACTCTTCAGCCTCCACGATCGTCGCTTCCTCCTTGATGTCGCCGGAAATACCATCCTCACTCTTCAACAAAAGGTACGGTTACTAATCCATAGTATGATGTATTCTCGATTCATCTCTTAGCTCAAAATGGGATCTTTGTTTAAACAGATACAACTCTCTATTGCTGAATTTGAACTGTAGAAACAATTGTGAAaacattaatttgaatttgtgcATCCAATTTTACAAGAAATACCCATTTGTATATGATGTATTTGAGGTCCAATTATAAGGTTATTCTAATACTATTAGTATTGATTTATAAACACTTTTGTATCTGAATCTAGATGATAAATACTTGGATGAATTTCCAATCATTTCAATGATGGGTTTTCCATATCTATGTGTTTGTTGCATTGCGATCTTTACCTTTTCTGAAAAAAACTGAAGTGGGGATGAATTTTCAGATAATTAGTGTGCATAAGAGATGGGTAGTTTTCAAAGGAGACAGTACTGAATCTAAGAATCAATTATTTAGCGTGAAGAAGTCTTCTCTGCTCCAACTTAAGACAGAATTGGATGTTTTCTTGGCTGCAAATACTAAGGAACGTAGTTGTGACTTCAAGATCAGTGGAAATTGGTCGGATAGGTCTTGTGTCATTTATGCTGGAAACACTAAAAACGTTGTTATTGCTCAGGTAAGTAAGTTGTATATAGAACATATGATGATTGTATTTGATTTGATCTGATCGAATTGGATTGGATTGCGCAGATGCACAAGAAGCATAATGTTCAGAGTGTTTTGCTTGGAAAAGACACGTATTCTGTGACTGTTTATCCATATGTAGATTACGCCTTCATAGTTGCACTTGTTGTGATCCTCGAAGAGATCAATGCCGACAAAAAAGGAGAGGATTGAGAATCGATGAACTTTGAAGgtattattacataaattttcaCGTTTAATCCTGTCTATTGTTTCTTAGAACaatttcattctttttattGTATAGTATATTAGTTATTGCACTTGTTGGAAATTAAGCAGTTTcagaatatttatgtttgagTGAAAACTTCTAAATAGAATGGAaagtattaattttatgtttgaatATTTAGAATGGAAAGAATAATGCTTTTGTAATGCCTACCCATAAGAGATTGTGGTAATGAAATGAGCctataaacatgttttttttttcaaattcttgatttgggttttcaaaatttgtaaaaacTTATGCTTCCATCATTCTTATGAAGTTCCATTTCTTGCATTGCCTTTGCTAGAAAAGATTTTGGGAATCTAAAATATAGTATACAAATTAGTTCCAACTTGCTTTTACTacaattataattgaaaaattgaAGTAACCAGGTATAACTGAGTAATCAACCCTTCCAAcacaatgtttttatatatacatagaaATGAAAACTTTAAAAGATGCCACCTCGTCTTTATCGTAAAAATGAGTAAGTGTAGTCGTTAATTACTAGCACGGCCCAATAAGCTAAACCCCTTCGGCCAAATTTGTGATTTGGGCCACGAAATTGAACAATACTTAGGCCAATGATGTCACATTATTTTCTAACACCAAAATTTCCAACTCATAGACCAAAACATTAGGTTTAAGTT from Impatiens glandulifera chromosome 5, dImpGla2.1, whole genome shotgun sequence includes:
- the LOC124938803 gene encoding protein LURP-one-related 15-like, producing the protein MAQPPTSYPSTSSSGQIAVVNPQFCAPYSLDIIIQRKLLTLTEGNFAVADVNGNILFQVKGKLFSLHDRRFLLDVAGNTILTLQQKIISVHKRWVVFKGDSTESKNQLFSVKKSSLLQLKTELDVFLAANTKERSCDFKISGNWSDRSCVIYAGNTKNVVIAQMHKKHNVQSVLLGKDTYSVTVYPYVDYAFIVALVVILEEINADKKGED